From the genome of Uranotaenia lowii strain MFRU-FL chromosome 1, ASM2978415v1, whole genome shotgun sequence, one region includes:
- the LOC129756672 gene encoding uncharacterized protein LOC129756672 isoform X2 — MRKTWVKRDNIYYKPFYKQKLKMTLLGVLLMAIVFFGYQLFYIRSQPAEEESPAAANVRDAGGGAGDDTVLNGSSRSVRGPSQDQRYVYVERVGSYEKKILRGIRLRDLDQYSERPGTQFRCQMAPNRVIDWDRVNDDYCDCPEDGSDEPSTNACAQGRFYCRFQKRHHTGRGSYTSIPSAWTNDGVCDCCDGSDEWLTGSGGAIVCRNRCQEMYPY, encoded by the exons ATGCGCAAAACATGGGTCAAACGGGACAACATCTACTACAAGCCGTTCTACAAGCAAAAGCTGAAGATGACCTTGCTCGGGGTGCTGCTCATGGCGATTGTCTTCTTCGGCTACCAGCTGTTCTACATCA GAAGCCAACCGGCGGAGGAGGAATCCCCGGCTGCGGCCAACGTGCGGGATGCCGGAGGAGGTGCTGGAGATGACACGGTGCTGAACGGGAGCAGCCGGAGCGTCCGGGGACCCTCTCAGGATCAGCGCTACGTTTACGTCGAACGGGTCGGCAGCTACGAGAAGAAAATTCTGAG AGGAATCAGGTTACGAGACTTGGATCAATATTCGGAGCGACCTGGCACCCAGTTCCGTTGTCAGATGGCCCCGAATCGTGTCATCGACTGGGACCGGGTGAACGACGATTACTGCGACTGCCCGGAGGACGGTAGCGACGAGCCCAGTACCAATGCGTGTGCCCAGGGTCGATTCTACTGTCGGTTCCAGAAAAGACATCACACCGGACGGGGCAGCTACACCTCGATTCCGAGCGCCTGGACTAATGATGGCGTTTGCGACTGTTGCGATGGTTCGGACGAGTGGTTGACCGGTAGTGGCGGTGCCATCGTTTGCCGGAACCGTTGCCAGGAAATGTATCCCTACTGA
- the LOC129756672 gene encoding uncharacterized protein LOC129756672 isoform X1 — MRKTWVKRDNIYYKPFYKQKLKMTLLGVLLMAIVFFGYQLFYISQLQTASGVDGSGRDPSLEDTRYPRNPNPPPRINDNRVNSIGSQPAEEESPAAANVRDAGGGAGDDTVLNGSSRSVRGPSQDQRYVYVERVGSYEKKILRGIRLRDLDQYSERPGTQFRCQMAPNRVIDWDRVNDDYCDCPEDGSDEPSTNACAQGRFYCRFQKRHHTGRGSYTSIPSAWTNDGVCDCCDGSDEWLTGSGGAIVCRNRCQEMYPY; from the exons ATGCGCAAAACATGGGTCAAACGGGACAACATCTACTACAAGCCGTTCTACAAGCAAAAGCTGAAGATGACCTTGCTCGGGGTGCTGCTCATGGCGATTGTCTTCTTCGGCTACCAGCTGTTCTACATCAGTCAGTTGCAAACGGCATCGGGAGTGGATGGTAGTGGCCGCGATCCATCCCTCGAAGACACCCGATACCCGAGAAATCCTAACCCACCACCACGTATTAATGACAATCGTGTTAATTCGATAGGAAGCCAACCGGCGGAGGAGGAATCCCCGGCTGCGGCCAACGTGCGGGATGCCGGAGGAGGTGCTGGAGATGACACGGTGCTGAACGGGAGCAGCCGGAGCGTCCGGGGACCCTCTCAGGATCAGCGCTACGTTTACGTCGAACGGGTCGGCAGCTACGAGAAGAAAATTCTGAG AGGAATCAGGTTACGAGACTTGGATCAATATTCGGAGCGACCTGGCACCCAGTTCCGTTGTCAGATGGCCCCGAATCGTGTCATCGACTGGGACCGGGTGAACGACGATTACTGCGACTGCCCGGAGGACGGTAGCGACGAGCCCAGTACCAATGCGTGTGCCCAGGGTCGATTCTACTGTCGGTTCCAGAAAAGACATCACACCGGACGGGGCAGCTACACCTCGATTCCGAGCGCCTGGACTAATGATGGCGTTTGCGACTGTTGCGATGGTTCGGACGAGTGGTTGACCGGTAGTGGCGGTGCCATCGTTTGCCGGAACCGTTGCCAGGAAATGTATCCCTACTGA
- the LOC129755351 gene encoding mitochondrial protein C2orf69 homolog: MHALRCNDSASTTTAAVSAASAATSQLAGTSSSSSSSSSSSTSNSDTLTSSSIGVGAGVGDSSSSSSSVLPPHPLQHQQHSQQQQHQHSAPPQPPKGGGPVRLNGIKGYQNRTNHIIYCPPLLRSKDECAAVVYFGGDVQDIPEKMETNRDNKNYIKWNLENTALLLRDSFPRSHIVVVRPMRMEYSTFSCFDNFVRGNNAGIPDHTPMHYSLQHLEELLINLTKKLTKPVLEPELMQKLVAATNSPLCPTTGNPHTDLDVLQGDGHNHASSAGTGTSSECDTDDNHAAANAGSSSPSTSSGSCSASNNDDINELLWWRESLNLDKANIALMGFSKGCVVLNQFIYEFHYYKTLTPDDSTMMRLVSRIKDMYWLDGGHGGGKNTWITSRSLLETLCRLGINIHVHVTPYQIQDDHRPWIRKEEKAFTDLLKRLGSPFDRHLYPSEANSTNLFTHFEVLNRFRQYQINVFAQQHLQQQQQLTATNLSTTTSTDDDVQQAFDDAQKTIESDTTDVEDDKQSIEDDEVEDDEENGPK, from the exons ATGCATGCGCTAAGGTGTAATGATTCGGCATCGACTACGACTGCTGCTGTCAGTGCTGCCAGTGCCGCAACGTCACAGCTGGCAGGAACATCCTCTTCCTCTAGCTCATCCTCCTCCTCTTCCACTTCTAATTCGGACACGCTAACGTCCAGTAGTATTGGCGTGGGTGCGGGTGTTGGTGATAGCAGTAGTAGTTCCTCATCCGTTTTGCCACCCCATCCGCTCCAGCATCAACAGCATTcgcagcaacagcagcaccaACATTCGGCACCACCACAACCTCCCAAAGGGGGCGGCCCGGTGCGGTTAAACGGCATCAAGGGTTACCAGAACCGTACCAACCATATCATCTACTGTCCGCCGCTGCTACGCTCCAAGGATGAATGTGCGGCCGTCGTCTACTTCGGGGGAGATGTGCAG GACATCCCGGAGAAGATGGAAACCAACCGGGACAACAAGAACTACATCAAGTGGAACCTGGAGAACACGGCATTGTTGCTGCGGGATTCCTTCCCGCGATCGCACATCGTTGTGGTACGGCCGATGCGAATGGAGTACAGCACCTTCAGCTGTTTCGACAATTTCGTGCGCGGTAACAATGCCGGTATTCCCGATCACACTCCCATGCACTACTCGTTACAGCACCTGGAAGA ATTGTTGAtcaatttgacgaaaaaattaacgaaacCGGTGCTTGAACCTGAGCTGATGCAGAAGCTAGTCGCCGCAACGAATTCTCCCTTGTGCCCAACCACCGGGAATCCGCACACGGACCTCGATGTGTTGCAG GGCGATGGACACAACCACGCGTCTTCAGCGGGTACCGGTACTAGTTCGGAATGCGATACGGACGATAACCACGCGGCGGCCAACGCTGGCAGCTCGTCACCATCGACATCTTCCGGCAGCTGTAGCGCCAGTAACAACGACGACATCAACGAACTGCTGTGGTGGCGCGAAAGTCTCAACCTGGACAAAGCCAACATCGCCCTGATGGGATTCAGCAAAGGGTGCGTGGTGTTGAACcagttcatctacgagttccATTACTACAAAACGTTGACTCCGGACGACAGCACCATGATGCGGCTGGTGTCTCGGATAAAGGACATGTATTGGCTGGACGGGGGTCATGGCGGGGGCAAAAATACCTGGATCACTTCCAGAAGCTTGCTGGAAACGCTCTGCCGGTTGGGTATCAACATTCACGTGCACGTTACACCATATCAAATCCAGGACGACCATCGACCCTGGATACGGAAAGAGGAGAAAGCGTTTACGGATTTGTTGAAGCGCCTGGGGTCACCTTTCGACCGTCATCTGTACCCGAGTGAGGCCAATTCGACGAACCTGTTCACCCACTTTGAGGTGCTGAACCGTTTCCGGCAATACCAGATCAATGTTTTTGCGCAGCAACatttgcagcagcagcaacaattgACCGCCACCAATTTGTCTACGACTACGAGTACGGATGATGACGTGCAACAGGCCTTCGACGATGCACAGAAAACGATCGAGAGCGATACAACGGACGTGGAAGATGATAAACAATCGATTGAAGATGATGAAGTCGAGGACGACGAAGAGAATGGTCCCAAGTGA